Proteins from a single region of Chryseobacterium sp. T16E-39:
- the glmM gene encoding phosphoglucosamine mutase, protein MSLIKSISGIRGTIGGKVNDNLTPLDVVKFASAFGTWLQNNKNKKDLTLVIGRDARISGGMVSSLVTATLQGLGINVVDLGLSTTPTVEIMVPELKADGGIILTASHNPKQWNALKLLNEKGEFISGENGAEMLAIAEREDFNFAEVDDLGKYETRDDAFDIHIQQILDLPMVDVEAIKAKNFKVVLDAVNSTGGIAIPMLLDKLGCETVKLYCEPNGHFPHNPEPLKEHLGDICELVKKEKADFGVVVDPDVDRLALIDEKGEMFGEEYTLVAIADYLLKHKNGVAISNLSSSRALRDIAQNHNSEYFASAVGEVNVVTLMKEKNAVIGGEGNGGIIYPDLHYGRDSLVGVALFLTYLAKENKTVSELRAGYPSYFMGKKKIELTPEINVDDILAKMEKEYQNEEVSTIDGVKIDFENNWVHLRKSNTEPIIRVYTEAKSQEEADQLADQIIAKINSLI, encoded by the coding sequence ATGTCATTAATAAAAAGTATTTCAGGAATCCGGGGAACGATCGGAGGAAAAGTAAATGATAACTTAACGCCACTCGATGTGGTAAAATTTGCTTCAGCATTCGGAACTTGGCTTCAGAATAATAAAAACAAAAAAGATTTAACGCTTGTTATAGGAAGAGATGCCAGAATTTCTGGTGGAATGGTTTCTTCTTTAGTTACAGCAACTCTTCAGGGGTTAGGGATCAATGTGGTTGATCTTGGGCTTTCCACGACACCTACTGTTGAGATTATGGTGCCTGAGCTAAAAGCAGATGGAGGAATTATTCTTACAGCTTCTCACAATCCAAAGCAGTGGAATGCCCTTAAATTATTGAATGAGAAAGGAGAATTCATCAGTGGAGAGAATGGCGCAGAGATGCTGGCTATCGCTGAAAGAGAAGATTTCAACTTTGCGGAAGTAGATGATTTAGGAAAATATGAAACAAGAGATGATGCTTTTGATATTCATATCCAGCAGATTCTTGATTTACCAATGGTAGATGTGGAGGCTATCAAAGCAAAAAACTTCAAAGTCGTTTTAGATGCTGTAAATTCTACAGGAGGAATTGCAATCCCTATGTTATTGGATAAATTAGGATGTGAAACGGTAAAATTATATTGTGAGCCTAATGGACATTTTCCACACAACCCGGAACCATTAAAAGAACATTTAGGTGATATCTGCGAACTGGTAAAAAAAGAAAAGGCAGATTTTGGAGTGGTTGTAGATCCTGATGTAGACAGATTGGCTTTGATCGATGAAAAAGGAGAAATGTTTGGTGAAGAATATACATTGGTTGCGATCGCGGATTATCTTTTAAAACATAAAAATGGGGTGGCAATATCAAATCTTTCTTCAAGCCGTGCCTTGAGAGATATCGCTCAAAATCATAACTCGGAGTATTTTGCGAGTGCTGTAGGAGAAGTGAATGTGGTTACCTTGATGAAAGAAAAGAATGCCGTTATTGGAGGTGAAGGAAATGGTGGAATTATTTATCCTGATCTTCATTATGGAAGAGATTCTTTAGTAGGAGTAGCACTTTTCCTTACTTATTTGGCAAAAGAAAATAAAACGGTTTCAGAATTGAGAGCTGGCTATCCAAGCTATTTTATGGGGAAAAAGAAAATTGAACTGACTCCGGAAATTAATGTGGATGATATCTTAGCCAAAATGGAAAAAGAATATCAGAATGAAGAAGTTTCTACCATTGATGGGGTGAAAATAGATTTTGAAAACAACTGGGTTCATCTTCGTAAATCAAATACAGAACCTATTATCAGAGTATATACTGAAGCTAAATCTCAGGAAGAAGCGGATCAGTTGGCTGATCAGATCATCGCTAAAATAAATAGTTTGATTTAA
- the feoB gene encoding ferrous iron transport protein B translates to MQENKKKQVLLVGNPNVGKSTVFNTLCNKKQKTGNYAGVTVASYSGNYSYKDEEVEVVDLPGSYSIYPSSEDEAIFSKFLIDEQQNYAGVVYILEALSLKRGLLLFQQIQDLGVPLILVVNQIDQAERRGINIDIQQFSNSLNIKIIQTNAKEQIGIDEIREAVFNSDFQKTDRASFEVPNEHKDFIAKIAAHKGLDSDYKAWMSISSGTELSKIESVHDILNGPDAKSLVPKRLQVQETVRRYQNVDKILANVITKKPQFKELLTEKLDKVLVHKFWGYIIFMLILLIIFQSVFFLAEYPMNWIESFFSWLSAFTGEHLPEGPLNSLVSNGIIPGLGGIMVFAPQIGILLYFLYLLEDSGYMARVIFLMDRFLRPFGLNGKSIVPLVSGTACAIPAVISTRNIENVKERLLTILVTPFMTCSARLPVYSIVIGLVISDHSFLGIKYKALVLMGMYLLGFLVALFSAAILKRFIKDKGKTYLVMDLPTYKKPLFGYDFKMVLGKVWDFITGAGKIIFIVSIIIWVLSYFGPSQKTNEMVATDVKLDHSYLAKMGKAIEPAIAPLGYDWKMGVGIITSFVAREVFVGTMSTLYSLSDDAPEVKVIDKMRHDVKPNGEKVFNFATGISILLFYAFAMQCVSTLAVVYRETKSLKWTGFQVVMMTGLAYFVSMFIYQILK, encoded by the coding sequence ATGCAGGAAAATAAGAAAAAACAGGTACTTTTAGTTGGAAATCCGAATGTAGGGAAATCCACAGTTTTCAATACACTCTGTAATAAAAAGCAGAAGACGGGAAACTATGCTGGTGTTACCGTTGCAAGCTATTCGGGGAATTATAGCTATAAGGATGAAGAGGTTGAGGTGGTAGATTTGCCCGGCTCTTACAGTATATATCCAAGCTCTGAGGACGAAGCTATTTTTTCTAAATTTCTGATCGATGAACAGCAAAACTATGCTGGGGTAGTCTATATTCTTGAAGCATTAAGCTTAAAAAGAGGTCTTCTTTTATTCCAACAAATCCAGGACTTAGGTGTTCCTCTTATTTTAGTGGTTAACCAGATCGACCAGGCGGAGAGACGTGGAATTAATATTGATATCCAGCAATTCTCAAATTCATTGAATATTAAAATTATTCAAACCAACGCTAAAGAACAGATTGGAATAGATGAAATAAGAGAAGCTGTTTTTAACAGTGATTTTCAAAAAACAGATAGGGCTTCTTTCGAGGTCCCGAATGAACATAAGGATTTTATTGCAAAAATTGCCGCTCACAAAGGTCTGGACAGTGATTATAAAGCATGGATGAGCATATCTTCCGGAACCGAGCTTAGCAAAATAGAATCTGTACACGACATATTGAATGGACCGGATGCTAAAAGTCTGGTTCCTAAAAGACTGCAGGTTCAGGAAACAGTAAGAAGGTACCAGAATGTTGATAAGATCTTAGCCAATGTAATTACTAAAAAACCACAATTCAAAGAATTGTTGACAGAAAAGCTGGATAAGGTTTTAGTACATAAATTTTGGGGATATATTATTTTTATGCTCATCTTACTGATCATATTCCAAAGCGTTTTCTTTCTTGCAGAATACCCAATGAACTGGATCGAAAGTTTCTTCTCATGGCTTTCAGCCTTCACTGGCGAACATCTTCCTGAAGGACCTCTTAATTCATTAGTTTCCAACGGAATTATTCCAGGTTTAGGAGGAATCATGGTTTTTGCTCCACAAATTGGAATCTTGTTGTACTTCTTATATTTACTTGAGGATTCAGGATATATGGCAAGAGTAATTTTCCTGATGGACCGGTTTTTAAGGCCTTTTGGATTAAATGGAAAAAGTATTGTTCCATTGGTTTCAGGAACGGCCTGTGCGATTCCGGCAGTGATCTCAACACGTAATATCGAAAATGTAAAAGAAAGGTTGCTAACGATTTTAGTAACACCTTTTATGACATGTTCTGCCAGACTTCCTGTCTATAGTATTGTTATTGGGCTAGTGATTTCAGACCACAGCTTCCTGGGAATAAAATATAAAGCACTGGTATTAATGGGAATGTATTTATTAGGTTTCCTGGTGGCTTTATTCTCAGCTGCAATCTTAAAAAGATTTATTAAGGATAAAGGTAAAACATACCTTGTGATGGATTTACCCACCTATAAAAAACCGTTATTCGGATACGATTTTAAAATGGTTCTCGGTAAGGTCTGGGACTTTATTACAGGAGCAGGAAAAATAATTTTCATTGTAAGTATTATCATCTGGGTCCTTAGTTATTTTGGTCCATCACAAAAAACCAACGAAATGGTTGCAACGGATGTTAAGCTTGATCACTCCTATCTCGCAAAGATGGGTAAGGCAATCGAGCCTGCAATTGCTCCATTGGGATACGACTGGAAAATGGGGGTAGGAATTATTACAAGCTTTGTGGCAAGAGAAGTTTTCGTAGGCACAATGTCTACTTTATATAGTTTGAGTGATGATGCTCCTGAAGTAAAAGTAATTGACAAAATGAGACACGACGTAAAGCCAAATGGTGAAAAAGTGTTTAATTTTGCAACCGGGATATCCATACTTTTATTTTATGCATTTGCAATGCAGTGTGTTTCCACACTGGCAGTAGTTTACAGAGAGACCAAAAGCCTAAAATGGACAGGCTTTCAGGTAGTCATGATGACAGGTTTGGCATACTTTGTGTCGATGTTTATCTATCAAATTCTAAAATAA
- a CDS encoding ferrous iron transport protein A, with product MYKKQALKEKDLHKLSSFPKNKMGKILGYDNDHLKMPNKIIEMGLLPETVFRILYQAPFNGPMYVEFGDEKSRIALREEEGDYIIVQELD from the coding sequence ATGTACAAAAAGCAGGCTTTGAAAGAGAAGGATTTACATAAATTAAGCAGTTTCCCTAAGAACAAAATGGGGAAAATATTGGGTTATGATAATGATCATCTAAAGATGCCGAACAAAATCATAGAAATGGGTCTTCTACCCGAAACTGTTTTCAGGATTTTGTATCAGGCTCCGTTTAATGGTCCTATGTATGTGGAGTTTGGGGATGAAAAAAGCCGTATTGCTCTTAGAGAAGAAGAAGGAGATTATATTATTGTACAAGAATTGGATTAA
- a CDS encoding GLPGLI family protein, producing the protein MKKLLSVFLIALFALANAQESKETANRFFYELTFKPKKDSTKIEKVITILDITDKNRSIYQDYTIIAQDSILKVEIEAMQKAGVMKDLSKTIRQPKISARVYKFYPSMRVQYVDKIASGFTPSNIGYNEEPKFNWNILTDKQKIGAYNTQKATTEFGGRKWTAWFTTDLPFQDGPYKFSGLPGLIVKIEDDAKDYSWVLQGNKKVKDYTEYSYVENIMQAKGGKVNELTREKFEKTYNDFKKDPFATMRPMMTQEMLSKTIPGMDGTIGDMMKKQEKQYKEFFNANDNPIEKVQATEKKKK; encoded by the coding sequence ATGAAAAAGCTGCTTTCAGTATTCTTAATTGCTCTTTTTGCGCTTGCAAATGCTCAGGAATCTAAAGAAACTGCGAACCGTTTCTTTTATGAGCTTACTTTTAAACCTAAAAAGGACTCTACGAAAATAGAAAAAGTAATCACCATTTTGGACATTACAGATAAAAACAGATCTATTTATCAGGATTATACAATTATTGCTCAGGATTCTATCCTGAAAGTGGAGATTGAAGCAATGCAGAAGGCAGGGGTAATGAAAGATCTCTCTAAAACAATCAGACAACCTAAGATCTCTGCAAGAGTATACAAATTTTACCCAAGCATGAGAGTTCAGTATGTAGATAAAATTGCAAGTGGATTCACACCCAGCAATATTGGATATAACGAAGAACCGAAATTCAACTGGAATATTCTGACAGACAAACAGAAGATCGGAGCCTATAATACACAAAAAGCAACAACAGAATTCGGAGGAAGAAAATGGACAGCATGGTTCACTACTGATCTGCCTTTTCAGGATGGACCCTATAAATTCTCTGGTCTTCCAGGTTTGATCGTAAAAATAGAAGACGACGCAAAAGATTATTCTTGGGTACTTCAGGGAAACAAGAAAGTAAAAGATTATACCGAATACTCGTATGTTGAAAATATAATGCAGGCGAAAGGAGGAAAGGTCAATGAACTGACAAGAGAAAAGTTTGAAAAGACATACAATGATTTTAAGAAAGACCCTTTTGCAACCATGAGACCGATGATGACTCAGGAAATGCTTTCCAAGACAATACCAGGGATGGATGGAACGATAGGAGATATGATGAAGAAACAGGAAAAGCAATACAAAGAATTCTTTAATGCCAATGATAATCCAATTGAAAAGGTACAGGCAACAGAGAAAAAGAAAAAATAG
- a CDS encoding DinB family protein produces MDTLAQLKSELDSEYQTTRKFFDIYPDNKNEYAPHEKSMKMKSLANHLADVFEWPNTMLTTSELDFGTAQQPTLSSTKDELLKKLDENYKSGIDALENAKEEDLNSTWALKHNGHELAKWTKYASIRHSLNQITHHRAQLGVYYRLNDLPLPGSYGPSADVQSF; encoded by the coding sequence ATGGACACATTAGCTCAATTAAAATCTGAACTCGATAGCGAGTACCAAACAACCAGGAAATTTTTCGATATCTACCCGGATAACAAAAATGAGTATGCTCCCCATGAAAAGAGCATGAAAATGAAGTCACTCGCCAATCATCTTGCAGATGTTTTTGAATGGCCTAACACAATGCTAACAACTTCTGAACTGGACTTCGGTACAGCCCAACAACCGACATTGTCTTCAACAAAAGATGAACTCCTGAAAAAGCTGGATGAGAACTATAAATCCGGTATTGATGCATTGGAAAACGCTAAAGAAGAAGATTTGAATTCTACGTGGGCCTTGAAACATAACGGTCATGAATTGGCAAAATGGACCAAGTATGCTTCAATCCGCCATAGTTTAAATCAGATCACCCATCACAGAGCACAATTAGGTGTATATTACAGACTCAATGACCTTCCTTTACCTGGAAGCTATGGCCCGTCCGCAGATGTACAGAGTTTTTAA
- a CDS encoding carboxypeptidase-like regulatory domain-containing protein, producing MKKNITLFLMIFLSVLTYAQKSVTGKITDEDGVPIPSASVTIEEPGKDAILAYGITNSKGEYKVTFTSAESNVDLKVKAFNQRPLTKQISNSDQTLSFKMESEATEIKEVKLKTKMITARGDTIAYDLKAFDSKSDRTLADVMKKIPGIEVNTDGTILYQGNAINKFYVNGKDLMEGGYGTINNSLPKDAVQKVEVLENHQPVKILQDKVPSDQAAINIKLKNAVTMTGRGEVGTGFGDPWLWNVKLTPMFFGQKSQWVVNYKTNNMGEQVESEGNILAFGSRFEGKRINASQNDWLNVENASTPNLPVKRYLMNSVHYVSANYLTNIDKKKEWELKANANYTNNAVEREAYSRQDYFGGIGSNITNILNKFYTDKAKGELIFTKNAKKGFFKNTTSFSQYWNADRGLVDRTDVDSGKQRHANEGIESPTTSFQNSLSTIIPWKEKMVNVLSFLSYQTDRQTLEVSPTSYLDVPGFEVIPNKDFVRQNLRLKTFEANHSANIGFSTKGWTFTPEVGFNFKTTDLVSDLSNIVTDPASDPSAYSNDLKYTTATPYGSLGINYKNDSWMLYANFPVNSNNIKAEDPLRNVSKTVNKVTFEPSIFAQYTFASFWKASVNANINNNFGEINTAYSGFLMTSPNGIGAMDANNPIPQNNNKSAGTRIEYRNPLNNLFFNINYRYSDAKRNLISNPTIKGAGYVVMNYKEQDNHVLNNGYNLEVGKYFPKFKTNASLTYSNNTVKSDAFLDNKSFTNKNTSQSYGIKFNNTYFSWMSVDYNASISRTKQTSVGNVNSNATRTGFTHNLGLFFYPIENHTIGFNWDQVNTNAVNQKYHNGFYDVSYQFTWAKKKIDFELKWMNIANKKVFETYDISTTDIKYTRYQLRPSQVMFTVKFNFK from the coding sequence ATGAAAAAGAATATTACTTTATTTCTGATGATTTTTCTTTCGGTGCTTACTTATGCACAGAAGTCAGTGACTGGGAAAATCACAGACGAAGATGGTGTTCCTATTCCAAGTGCGAGTGTAACTATTGAAGAGCCTGGAAAAGATGCAATTTTAGCATATGGAATTACCAACTCAAAAGGGGAATATAAAGTAACTTTTACAAGTGCAGAGTCAAACGTAGATTTGAAAGTAAAGGCATTTAATCAGAGACCTTTAACCAAACAGATAAGCAACAGCGATCAGACCTTAAGCTTTAAAATGGAATCTGAAGCAACAGAGATCAAGGAAGTGAAGCTGAAAACTAAAATGATCACTGCCAGAGGAGATACCATTGCCTATGACCTCAAAGCTTTTGACAGTAAAAGTGATAGGACGCTGGCGGATGTGATGAAAAAGATCCCGGGGATTGAAGTAAATACGGATGGAACCATCCTTTACCAGGGAAATGCCATTAACAAATTCTATGTAAATGGGAAAGATCTCATGGAAGGCGGATATGGAACCATCAATAACTCGCTTCCAAAAGATGCCGTACAGAAAGTTGAGGTTCTTGAAAATCACCAGCCCGTAAAAATACTTCAGGATAAAGTTCCTTCTGACCAGGCTGCGATTAATATTAAACTGAAAAACGCTGTTACCATGACCGGAAGAGGAGAAGTAGGAACAGGTTTTGGAGATCCATGGCTTTGGAATGTAAAATTAACCCCAATGTTCTTTGGACAAAAAAGCCAATGGGTGGTTAATTATAAAACCAATAACATGGGGGAACAAGTGGAAAGCGAAGGGAATATTTTAGCTTTCGGAAGTAGATTTGAAGGAAAAAGAATTAATGCTTCCCAAAATGACTGGCTGAATGTTGAAAATGCGAGTACTCCTAATTTACCTGTAAAAAGGTACTTAATGAATAGTGTTCATTATGTGTCAGCAAACTATTTGACGAACATTGACAAGAAAAAAGAATGGGAGCTTAAAGCCAATGCTAATTATACCAATAATGCAGTGGAGAGAGAGGCTTATAGCAGACAGGATTATTTTGGAGGAATCGGTTCTAATATAACCAATATTCTTAATAAATTTTATACTGATAAAGCTAAAGGTGAGTTGATTTTTACCAAAAATGCTAAAAAGGGATTCTTTAAAAATACAACAAGCTTTTCTCAATATTGGAACGCAGACAGAGGTCTTGTAGATAGAACAGATGTTGATAGCGGTAAGCAAAGACACGCAAATGAAGGAATAGAATCTCCAACTACATCATTCCAAAACTCATTAAGTACGATTATTCCTTGGAAAGAAAAAATGGTTAATGTTTTATCTTTCCTTAGCTATCAGACGGATAGACAAACTTTGGAAGTTTCTCCAACATCTTATTTAGACGTTCCGGGATTTGAAGTGATCCCCAATAAAGATTTTGTCAGACAAAATTTAAGACTTAAAACCTTTGAGGCAAACCATTCTGCCAATATTGGGTTTTCAACGAAAGGTTGGACCTTTACTCCGGAGGTAGGATTTAATTTTAAAACAACAGACTTAGTGTCAGATTTATCTAATATAGTAACTGACCCGGCTTCTGATCCTTCTGCTTACAGTAATGATTTGAAGTATACTACGGCAACACCTTATGGAAGTTTAGGGATAAACTACAAGAATGATTCCTGGATGCTTTATGCCAACTTTCCGGTAAACTCCAATAATATTAAAGCTGAAGACCCACTGAGAAATGTTTCAAAAACAGTGAATAAAGTTACTTTTGAACCAAGTATTTTTGCACAATATACGTTTGCTTCTTTCTGGAAGGCATCGGTAAATGCAAATATTAATAATAATTTTGGGGAAATCAATACTGCTTATTCCGGGTTTTTGATGACTTCACCAAACGGAATTGGTGCAATGGATGCCAATAATCCTATTCCTCAAAATAATAATAAATCTGCAGGAACAAGAATTGAATATAGAAACCCATTGAATAATCTATTCTTTAATATTAATTACAGATATTCTGATGCGAAAAGAAACCTGATTTCCAATCCAACAATTAAAGGTGCTGGATATGTAGTAATGAATTATAAAGAACAGGATAATCACGTTTTAAATAATGGATACAATTTAGAGGTTGGAAAATATTTTCCAAAATTTAAGACAAATGCTTCCCTTACTTACAGCAATAATACAGTGAAATCAGATGCATTCCTGGATAATAAATCTTTTACAAACAAGAACACCAGTCAATCATATGGAATTAAATTCAATAACACCTATTTCAGCTGGATGAGTGTAGATTATAATGCAAGCATTTCCAGAACGAAACAAACCAGTGTTGGGAATGTAAATTCTAATGCGACGAGAACAGGATTTACGCATAACCTGGGACTTTTCTTCTATCCTATAGAAAACCATACGATTGGATTCAATTGGGACCAGGTGAATACAAATGCAGTTAATCAAAAGTACCATAACGGATTCTATGATGTATCATATCAATTTACCTGGGCTAAAAAGAAAATTGATTTTGAATTGAAATGGATGAATATTGCCAATAAAAAAGTATTTGAAACCTATGATATCAGCACAACAGATATTAAATATACAAGGTATCAGCTTCGCCCAAGCCAGGTTATGTTTACTGTAAAATTCAACTTCAAATAA
- a CDS encoding cupin-like domain-containing protein yields MGVTLKPIDIVDDITKEEFFEKYLKPRRPVVIKNMAKKWPAYQKWTMDYIKETVGDVEVPLYDSSKADPSAPINTPTTKMKFGDYIDLIQREPTDLRIFFFDPIKYANRLLEDYISPKDLMGGFLDKYPSMFFGGKGSVTFLHYDIDLPHIFHTHFNGRKHVILFENKWKERLYKIPYTTYALEDYDIENPDFEKFPALNGIEGIECFLEHGDTLFMPTGWWHWMKYLDGSFSLSLRAWDKSWAVKAHSIWNLTVQRKFDDIMKVNFKKRYMDWKEKRAVKIAESALKRGLPK; encoded by the coding sequence ATGGGAGTCACTTTAAAGCCAATTGATATTGTAGACGACATCACAAAAGAAGAATTTTTTGAAAAATACCTAAAGCCGAGAAGGCCTGTCGTTATTAAAAATATGGCAAAAAAATGGCCTGCCTACCAAAAATGGACGATGGATTATATAAAGGAAACAGTAGGAGATGTAGAAGTTCCCTTATATGACAGTTCAAAGGCTGATCCTTCAGCTCCCATCAATACTCCTACTACCAAAATGAAATTTGGAGATTATATAGATCTTATTCAAAGAGAACCAACTGACCTGAGGATTTTCTTTTTTGACCCTATTAAATATGCGAATAGATTATTAGAGGATTATATTTCTCCAAAAGATCTCATGGGTGGCTTTCTTGATAAATATCCTTCTATGTTTTTTGGGGGAAAAGGTTCTGTTACTTTCCTGCACTATGATATAGATCTTCCGCATATTTTCCATACCCATTTCAATGGGAGAAAGCATGTCATTTTGTTTGAAAATAAATGGAAAGAGAGGCTGTATAAAATTCCTTATACTACGTATGCTCTGGAAGATTATGATATTGAAAATCCTGATTTTGAAAAGTTCCCTGCCTTAAATGGTATTGAAGGAATTGAATGCTTTCTCGAACATGGAGACACTTTATTTATGCCTACAGGATGGTGGCATTGGATGAAATACCTCGATGGAAGTTTCTCTCTTTCTTTGAGAGCCTGGGACAAATCATGGGCGGTGAAAGCCCATTCTATCTGGAATCTTACCGTTCAACGTAAATTTGACGATATTATGAAAGTCAATTTCAAGAAAAGATATATGGACTGGAAAGAAAAAAGAGCTGTTAAAATAGCTGAAAGTGCATTAAAAAGAGGGCTTCCCAAATAA
- a CDS encoding cupin-like domain-containing protein, with product MGVILKPIDIVDDITKEEFFEKYLRPRKPVVIKNMARKWPAYQKWTMEYVKEVVGDVIVPLYDSAKADPAAPINAPTTEMKFGDYIDLIQREPTDLRIFFFDPIKRANKLLEDYISPKELMGGFLDKYPSMFFGGKGSVTFLHFDIDLAHIFHTHFNGRKHVLLFDYKWKDRLYKLPYATYALEDYDIENPDFKNFPALDGVEGIECFLEHGDTLFMPTGWWHWMKYLDGSFSISLRAWDKSWAVKANSLWNLTVQRNFDNFMKGRFKKRYMDWKEKKAVERANYALKRGLPK from the coding sequence ATGGGAGTAATTCTAAAACCTATAGATATTGTAGACGACATTACTAAAGAAGAATTCTTTGAAAAATATCTAAGACCCAGAAAGCCGGTTGTCATTAAGAATATGGCAAGAAAATGGCCCGCCTATCAAAAATGGACGATGGAATATGTAAAAGAAGTAGTAGGAGATGTTATTGTTCCTTTATATGACAGTGCCAAAGCTGATCCGGCTGCTCCGATTAATGCACCAACAACGGAAATGAAGTTTGGAGACTATATAGATCTTATCCAAAGAGAGCCTACCGATCTGAGGATCTTCTTTTTCGATCCTATTAAACGGGCAAACAAACTATTAGAAGATTATATTTCTCCCAAAGAACTTATGGGAGGATTTCTTGATAAATATCCCTCTATGTTTTTCGGAGGTAAAGGCTCTGTTACTTTCCTGCATTTTGATATTGATTTAGCTCATATCTTCCATACTCATTTCAATGGAAGAAAACATGTCCTTCTTTTTGATTATAAATGGAAAGACAGATTGTATAAATTACCATACGCAACCTATGCTCTGGAAGATTATGATATTGAAAACCCTGATTTCAAAAACTTTCCGGCATTAGATGGTGTAGAAGGGATTGAATGCTTTCTTGAACATGGTGACACTCTATTTATGCCTACCGGATGGTGGCATTGGATGAAATACCTTGATGGAAGTTTCTCAATTTCATTAAGAGCCTGGGATAAATCCTGGGCTGTAAAAGCAAATTCACTGTGGAATCTTACTGTTCAAAGGAATTTTGATAACTTCATGAAAGGTCGTTTCAAGAAAAGATATATGGATTGGAAAGAGAAAAAAGCGGTTGAAAGAGCTAATTATGCTTTAAAAAGAGGATTACCAAAATAA
- a CDS encoding metallophosphoesterase family protein, with translation MKRKLVIGDIHGGFKALTQIIERSKVTADDQLIFLGDYVDGWSESSQIITFLIELSKKQDCIFIKGNHDAWCEDWLSGGDTPNVWLFNGGQKTIESYEGYSPDEQEKHLEFFQRMKNYYVDDENRLFIHAGYSSMHGPEKEVYSSNYRWDRTLWETAVSMDKKLKKSSELYPKRLLLYKEIFIGHTPTIDLGSNEPLNNANIWNLDTGAAYTGALSIMDVDTKEFWQSDPLPALYPDEMGRNSDR, from the coding sequence ATGAAAAGAAAGTTAGTAATAGGAGATATTCATGGAGGCTTTAAAGCCTTGACACAGATCATAGAACGCTCAAAAGTAACAGCTGATGATCAGTTGATTTTTCTTGGAGATTATGTAGACGGATGGAGTGAATCCTCTCAGATCATTACCTTTTTAATAGAACTTTCTAAAAAACAAGACTGCATTTTTATCAAGGGAAACCATGATGCCTGGTGTGAAGACTGGCTTTCCGGAGGAGATACTCCTAACGTATGGCTTTTTAACGGAGGACAAAAAACGATTGAAAGTTATGAAGGATATTCTCCGGATGAACAGGAAAAACATTTAGAATTTTTTCAGCGGATGAAAAACTATTATGTAGATGATGAAAACAGGTTATTCATTCACGCGGGATATTCTTCTATGCATGGTCCTGAAAAAGAAGTCTACTCCAGTAATTACAGATGGGATAGGACGCTTTGGGAAACTGCTGTTTCAATGGATAAAAAGCTGAAAAAAAGTTCAGAGTTATATCCTAAAAGATTACTTCTATATAAAGAAATTTTCATCGGTCATACCCCTACAATTGATCTGGGAAGTAATGAACCGTTAAATAACGCAAATATCTGGAATCTGGATACCGGTGCCGCTTATACGGGAGCTTTATCCATCATGGATGTTGATACCAAAGAATTCTGGCAGAGTGATCCGCTTCCTGCCTTATATCCTGATGAAATGGGTAGAAATAGTGATCGTTAG